TCGCCCACCGTCTCGGCCCACACGCGCCCGCCGGAGAGCGTGCCGTCCCCTTTGACGTCGAACAGGCGGATGTGCTTGCGGGCGGTGTCGTTGACGAAGAGCTGCCGGCCGTCCCGCGAGAAGCAGAGGCCGTTGGGCCGATCGAAGTCGTCCACCAGGAGCACCGGGCTCTTCGGATCGGGCCCGACGCGGAACACGCCCTGGAATGGCAGCTCTTGAGGCCGCTTCACGCCGTAGAACTCGGCGCGGCCGTAAGGCGGATCGCTGAAGTAGATGCCGCCATCGGCGGCGCACACGATGTCGTTCGGGCTGTTCAGCTGCTTGCCTTGGAAGTGCGTGGCCAGCGGGGTGATCCGGCCGTCCGGCTCGGTCCGCGAGACCTGACTCGAGGCGTGCTCGCAGGCCAGCAGGCGGCCCTGGCGGTCCCACGTCAGGCCGTTGGATTTGTTGCACGGCTTCCGGAACGTCGTGACGCCATCCGTCGCGGACCACCGGCGCAGGTGGTCGCCCGGCATGTCGCTCCAGAGCAAGTACTGGCCGGTCGGATGCCAGAGCGGCCCTTCGGTGAACAAGCAACCGGTGGCGATCGGCTCGAACGTGACGGCTGTCCCGACGACCTGGGAGAACCGGGGGTCGCGGGCCGTGAGCGTGCTGTCAGGCATTGTTTGTTCTAATTGGGGGGGAGCGGCGTCGCTCCTCCCCCAAGCCCCCCCACCACACTGTTCATGCGGTTGGCGGCCTTTGCTGGCGCGCTCACTTCTTCGCCATGCGCTCGCCGGGCTTGCCGCCGACGTACCAGTCGGGAGGATCCACCTCCTCGAACACCACCCAGACCGCCTCCTTGGGCAGCTGGGTCACGTCGCTGATCGCGGCGGTCACGCGCTGGGCGATCTCGTCCAGCCGATCCTTGCCCCATCCCTCGTAGATGCGGATGTTCACGAACGGCATTGGACTCTCCCCGGCCCAGCGTGGTGAGAAGCGCTACGAAAGTGCGGGGAGCCTAGCACGCCGGGCCGCGGAGGGGCAAGAGCGCGGCGCGTCAGCCGACGCCGCCGCGCTCCCGGCCCCGCGCGCGAGGTCGGATCAGGCGGTGACCTGGATGCTGTCGCCCGGCTTCATGACGTGCACCTTCACGCTCGGCGCGATGGTCGACACCGCTCGGCGGAACTCCTCGCCGGCCTGCACGCCCATCACCTGCGCCTTGTGGGCGTAGTGCACCGGCACCGCGTGCGAGACGCCCATCATGTGACAGGCGCGGGCCGCGTCCTGGGGGCCCATCGTGTACGGCCCGTCGCCGACGCAGAAGAAGCCCAGCTGCGGCCGGTAGCGCTCGCCGATCATCTTCATGTCGCCGAAGAGGTCGGTATCGCCGCTGGCGTACACCCGCACCCCGCCGAGCCTGCAGCAGTAGTCGCCGATGTGGTCACCATGAACCGGAGAATGACGCGGACGAACCTCCGTTCCGAAACTGCTGGCCGCCGGCGCCGGTTTCCCAGCGCCGGGTGCCGCGGCTACTGGCCCGACCCGAAGCGCTTCGCGGCCCTCAGCTCGGGCCGGTCGCCGTCGGCGGTCTTGCCGAGGGCCACCAGCAGTAAATAGTACGCGCGAGCCTTGCCGCCGTCCCCGGCCAGCTCCGCGGCGCGCGCCGCGCCGTAGAGGCCCTGGAAGCGGTTCGGCTCGACCCGCTGCGAGGCCTCGAACTCCTTGAGGGCCGCCGCCGGCTGCCCGGTCTCGAGCAGCATCTCCCCGAGCAGCTCGCGGGCCGGCTTGACCGGGCCCGGCGTCACCGGATGCTTCTCGGTGGCGTCCTCGGCGTCCGCCGCCGCGCGCATGAGCGACAGCGCTTCGTCGTTGCGGCCCTCGGCCCGGGTGATCCAGGCGACCACCGCGAGCCGCTGCACCTCGCTCTGGTGCGCCCAGTAGAGGCTCTTCGCTGCGGTGAGCGAATCGCGCAGCGCCTCGATGCGCGCGAGGTCCTGCCGGGCCCGCGCGGGGTCGCCGCTGCGAGCGGCCCCGAGGCCGCGCGCGAACCAGACGATCGACTCGGCCTGGGGGAATCGGTTCCAGGCCAGGTCGGCCGGGGTGGGCGACAACGCCGCCGCCTCGGCCCACTGGCTGCGCTCGAGCGCGTAGCGCGCGGGGATGGCCGCGAGGGCGAAGGCGCCCGCGAAGTGGTCGACGTTGAGCTTCCGGGTCGCGGTGACCTCCTCCACGAGCGCTCGCGCCTCGCGGTCCCGGGCGAGCTGCATGTAGCCGTACATCATGTAGTCGTAGGCGTGCAGGCCCTCGTACGACCGCAGGCCGGTCTGCGATCCGCCGGCGGCCAGCGTGTCCGCGGCCGCCTTCGCGGAGGCGCGGTTGGTCTCGATCGACTCCTGCCAGCTCCCCACCCGCGTGAAGATGTGCGAGGGCATGTGCAGGGCGTGCGGCGCCGACGGGGCGATGCCCGCGTACCGCTTCGCGGCGGGCAGGCCCTTGGCCGCGATCGGCGGGAAGTCGTAGCTGTGGATCAGGTAGTGAGCGATCCCCGGATGATCGGGCTCCTTCGCGAACGCCTTCTCGAGGATGGCCGCCGCCTTCAGCTGGTTGGCGTAGGTCTTGTCGTTGGGATCGAGGGTGATGTTGAGCGCGAGCGCGTAGAACACCGCCGCCTCGCGATCGGCGGGATACTTCGCCGCGATCTGC
This region of Candidatus Methylomirabilota bacterium genomic DNA includes:
- a CDS encoding SMP-30/gluconolactonase/LRE family protein, producing MPDSTLTARDPRFSQVVGTAVTFEPIATGCLFTEGPLWHPTGQYLLWSDMPGDHLRRWSATDGVTTFRKPCNKSNGLTWDRQGRLLACEHASSQVSRTEPDGRITPLATHFQGKQLNSPNDIVCAADGGIYFSDPPYGRAEFYGVKRPQELPFQGVFRVGPDPKSPVLLVDDFDRPNGLCFSRDGRQLFVNDTARKHIRLFDVKGDGTLSGGRVWAETVGEGKGAPDGMKIDSQGNVYCCGPGGIHVFSPQAECLGVIHTPEPAANFAWGDSDHRSLFITASTSVFRIRTATPGLPAR
- a CDS encoding 4-oxalocrotonate tautomerase family protein, whose product is MPFVNIRIYEGWGKDRLDEIAQRVTAAISDVTQLPKEAVWVVFEEVDPPDWYVGGKPGERMAKK